In Afipia sp. GAS231, a single window of DNA contains:
- a CDS encoding substrate-binding domain-containing protein has translation MERRDFLKASLIASISAALPRQALAQSDTLKLGFLFPKSGPAAIFGPSSETCIKLGVNQINAAGGILGRQIEAFTGDAGGAPSDTVQAAQRMWRSNGIVALIGQHDSASRAAVIGSIRGQIPYIFTALSEGGFCQPGLYALGETPQQQLGPVIPYLAKKKGASKWYLVGNDYDWPRKSNDIAKPMISASGGKIVGEEYLPFSVNNFDTTLAKIRDSGADAVFITLVGSASVGFNRAYASFGLDKQALRVGTLIEENTLVGIGAENSKNLFSTVGYFDALDTPAAQAFRTPYYNTFGKDAPVLNTASEGLYEGLLFVKAVFSKMGSTDPKAFAAAAEGTSYQGPRGQVTMKGRFVNSNIYLATAEGAAFKIIESFQSIDPGTVCTN, from the coding sequence ATGGAACGTAGAGATTTCTTGAAGGCCAGCCTGATCGCGAGCATTTCGGCGGCGCTGCCAAGACAGGCATTGGCGCAATCCGATACGCTCAAACTCGGATTTCTCTTCCCCAAGTCGGGTCCGGCGGCGATCTTCGGCCCGTCTTCCGAGACCTGCATCAAGTTGGGCGTCAATCAGATCAATGCCGCGGGCGGCATTCTAGGTCGCCAGATCGAAGCCTTCACCGGCGATGCCGGTGGCGCGCCGTCCGACACGGTCCAGGCCGCACAACGCATGTGGCGAAGCAATGGCATTGTGGCGCTTATTGGCCAGCATGACAGCGCGTCGCGCGCGGCCGTCATTGGGTCCATCCGTGGCCAGATTCCATATATCTTCACCGCTTTGAGCGAAGGCGGCTTCTGTCAGCCGGGACTTTACGCTCTCGGCGAAACGCCACAGCAACAGCTTGGGCCAGTTATCCCCTACCTTGCGAAGAAGAAGGGTGCCTCCAAGTGGTATCTTGTCGGCAACGATTACGATTGGCCGCGCAAGTCGAACGATATCGCGAAGCCCATGATTAGCGCGAGCGGTGGCAAGATCGTCGGCGAGGAATACCTGCCATTCAGCGTCAACAACTTCGACACCACGCTGGCAAAGATTCGCGACAGCGGCGCAGATGCAGTGTTCATCACCCTAGTTGGCTCGGCCTCAGTGGGCTTCAATCGCGCCTATGCCTCGTTTGGCCTGGACAAACAGGCGCTTCGCGTGGGTACGCTTATCGAAGAGAACACTCTCGTCGGGATAGGCGCTGAAAATAGCAAGAACCTGTTCTCGACGGTTGGCTATTTTGATGCGCTCGATACGCCGGCCGCTCAGGCCTTCCGTACGCCTTATTACAACACCTTCGGCAAGGATGCGCCTGTGCTCAACACGGCGAGCGAGGGCTTGTACGAAGGACTGCTCTTCGTCAAGGCGGTGTTCAGCAAGATGGGGTCTACCGATCCCAAGGCCTTTGCCGCTGCCGCTGAAGGCACGAGCTACCAAGGCCCGCGCGGCCAAGTCACCATGAAGGGCCGCTTCGTCAACAGCAATATCTATCTGGCCACCGCAGAAGGGGCTGCCTTCAAGATCATCGAGAGCTTCCAGAGCATCGATCCCGGCACAGTCTGCACCAACTGA
- a CDS encoding ATP-binding cassette domain-containing protein — MRVADLSLPLLLAALVAVPFVFGDFIAYQVGLFLLYGIVAQGIALCWGRVGILPLGQALFFGLGAYLAGGALIRFEHSPILLYPALLGAVLAPAAVAGAIGILVFRRNVGSGPYFSLITLALSMLAYQVALGADWLTGGYMGLNGIPPLPGTDPWSTLYWVILGALVLSTGVLWWITRSPLGQLLHAVSQNEDRLSFLGFDIARLKALAFAVSAALAGMAGTLYAAQQGIVTPQVLAYVLSGELLIWTAVGGRASLIGPVAGAVLIGMLTSNLRDTFQYWEILLALIFLAIVLFAPTGLAGLIAPLLKRLPKPAHATRDVERPLPDRGDVPMLSFEEVRVTIGSVRILQGLSLELKKRGLHCLIGPNGAGKTSAFNALTGRLTVSGGRITWGGSDITGLPAHKVARLGIARKLQVPAIFHDMTVGVHLDIALWSGGISGWELLSQRSFRYRNEILGVLKETFPFLNDEEKRAGDLSLGHRQVLEFALSVIARPEIVLLDEPCAGLSTQETADLTAAIRKIAGRFDISALIIEHDFSVVEELSDHIFVLHQGQTLSEGTLEAIRADHKVQAVYTGGAK, encoded by the coding sequence ATGCGGGTCGCTGACCTTTCGCTGCCGTTGTTGCTGGCAGCTCTCGTCGCGGTGCCCTTCGTCTTCGGCGATTTCATTGCATATCAGGTCGGGCTCTTCCTACTTTACGGCATTGTCGCCCAAGGCATCGCGCTTTGCTGGGGCCGCGTTGGCATTCTGCCACTCGGCCAAGCCCTCTTCTTCGGCCTTGGCGCGTATCTTGCCGGAGGCGCGCTGATCCGGTTCGAACACAGCCCCATCCTGCTCTATCCGGCGCTTCTCGGGGCGGTTTTGGCGCCGGCGGCCGTGGCGGGAGCCATCGGCATTCTGGTCTTCCGCCGGAACGTCGGTTCGGGTCCATATTTTTCGCTCATCACGCTGGCCCTCTCCATGCTGGCCTATCAGGTCGCACTCGGCGCTGATTGGCTTACCGGCGGCTACATGGGGTTGAACGGTATCCCCCCACTGCCCGGAACCGACCCGTGGAGTACACTTTATTGGGTCATCCTCGGCGCGCTGGTGCTTTCTACCGGGGTGCTTTGGTGGATTACGCGCAGCCCACTCGGGCAACTTCTGCACGCGGTCTCTCAGAACGAGGATCGCCTGTCCTTTCTCGGCTTCGACATAGCGCGGCTGAAGGCGCTGGCCTTCGCCGTGTCTGCGGCTCTCGCGGGCATGGCCGGGACGCTTTATGCAGCCCAGCAAGGCATCGTCACGCCGCAGGTGCTCGCTTACGTGCTTTCGGGGGAGTTGCTCATTTGGACCGCGGTGGGTGGCCGGGCCAGCCTCATCGGCCCGGTGGCCGGCGCAGTTCTGATCGGGATGCTGACCTCGAATCTGAGAGATACGTTCCAATACTGGGAAATCCTGCTCGCGCTTATCTTCCTCGCCATCGTGCTATTTGCACCTACGGGTCTGGCGGGCCTCATCGCTCCCCTCCTCAAACGCTTGCCGAAGCCGGCACACGCTACACGCGATGTGGAGCGCCCACTGCCCGACCGCGGCGACGTGCCGATGCTGTCCTTCGAAGAGGTGCGCGTCACGATTGGATCGGTGCGCATCCTCCAGGGATTGAGTCTTGAACTCAAGAAACGGGGGCTGCATTGCTTGATCGGGCCGAACGGCGCTGGCAAAACCTCGGCCTTCAATGCGCTCACGGGCCGCCTGACGGTTTCGGGCGGACGCATAACATGGGGAGGAAGCGACATCACCGGCTTGCCTGCCCATAAAGTGGCGCGCCTCGGCATTGCTCGCAAATTGCAGGTGCCTGCCATCTTCCACGACATGACGGTCGGCGTGCATCTCGATATCGCGCTGTGGTCGGGCGGCATATCGGGATGGGAGCTGCTGAGCCAGAGGTCCTTCCGCTACCGCAACGAAATACTCGGCGTGTTGAAGGAGACGTTTCCCTTCCTGAACGATGAGGAAAAACGCGCTGGCGATCTCTCGCTGGGCCACCGGCAGGTGCTTGAGTTTGCCCTCTCAGTCATCGCACGGCCGGAGATAGTTTTACTCGACGAGCCGTGCGCTGGTCTGTCGACGCAGGAAACAGCGGATTTGACCGCGGCCATACGCAAGATCGCCGGCCGCTTCGACATTTCGGCGTTGATTATCGAGCATGACTTCAGCGTCGTTGAAGAACTCTCTGACCATATCTTCGTCCTGCACCAGGGCCAAACCCTGTCCGAGGGCACGCTCGAAGCCATTCGCGCGGACCACAAAGTGCAGGCCGTCTACACGGGGGGCGCGAAATGA
- a CDS encoding alpha/beta fold hydrolase has protein sequence MRKASRRDFFITSLGLAAIPAFTTLPWLTPAVGQSTPQKAVDIITTTVQTNGLNFKVRESGGKDPALVFLHYWGGSGRTWDMAVNQLSELHRCVAPDLRGWGGSDRSIEDYSLNAQADDVGAIIQSLGLTQYILVGHSSGAKIAQIFGARKPVGLKGLVLVAPSPPTPSGAPQEQKDGMLKSYQSAEGVKMALPHLTARQLSPELQQQVVEDSVNGTPAAKRAWPQEGMALDISNLVGNIDVPTTIIVGDADKVEPEPVLRREFGSRIKNAEFVILPGVGHLAPLEAPNELAAAITKAVSRSL, from the coding sequence ATGCGCAAAGCCTCACGCCGCGATTTCTTCATCACCTCGCTCGGTCTTGCAGCGATTCCTGCTTTCACCACTCTTCCGTGGCTGACTCCGGCAGTGGGGCAATCGACGCCGCAAAAGGCGGTCGATATCATTACCACAACGGTTCAAACTAACGGTCTCAATTTCAAGGTTCGCGAAAGTGGGGGAAAAGATCCTGCCTTGGTCTTCCTACACTACTGGGGCGGCAGCGGACGGACTTGGGATATGGCTGTGAATCAATTATCGGAACTCCACCGCTGTGTCGCGCCCGACCTACGTGGCTGGGGCGGTTCCGACAGAAGTATCGAAGACTACAGTTTGAACGCGCAGGCCGACGACGTCGGTGCCATCATTCAGTCGTTAGGCCTCACTCAATACATCCTTGTAGGTCATTCGAGTGGCGCAAAAATCGCCCAGATATTCGGCGCGCGCAAGCCGGTCGGCCTCAAAGGGCTCGTGTTGGTGGCGCCTTCTCCTCCGACTCCTTCCGGAGCTCCACAAGAGCAGAAAGATGGAATGCTGAAGAGCTATCAAAGCGCCGAAGGCGTCAAAATGGCTCTCCCCCACCTGACGGCCAGACAGCTTTCTCCTGAGCTTCAGCAGCAAGTTGTCGAAGATAGCGTCAACGGAACGCCCGCAGCCAAGCGTGCCTGGCCCCAAGAAGGTATGGCGCTCGACATCAGCAACCTGGTTGGAAATATCGATGTTCCCACTACGATCATCGTGGGCGATGCCGACAAGGTGGAGCCGGAGCCTGTCTTGCGACGCGAATTCGGAAGCCGCATCAAGAACGCCGAATTCGTTATTCTACCCGGAGTAGGCCACTTGGCTCCTTTGGAAGCGCCGAATGAATTGGCTGCCGCTATCACGAAGGCCGTGTCCCGCAGTCTTTAA
- a CDS encoding ABC transporter ATP-binding protein, with amino-acid sequence MVSGLTAGYGDLVVLRDLSFDVAEGEILCITGRNGVGKTTLMRAVSGALPLIAGHITLNGQDMTALATNKRQKLGLSYGPQENVSFAPLTVRENLTLHLDGYDLSRYERLFQAFPRIEERLEQKAGSLSGGERKILSFCRVMAEGGSLVALDEPTEGVAPENIALMIDAIRSAAAEGTAMAIVEQNLTLVEAVADKVIVIDHGEIIYRCTAMPNLRQEIEAQLRV; translated from the coding sequence ATGGTTTCAGGTCTTACTGCGGGATATGGCGACCTGGTTGTGCTCCGCGATCTATCGTTCGATGTGGCGGAGGGAGAAATCCTGTGCATTACCGGACGCAATGGAGTTGGCAAGACGACGCTCATGCGAGCCGTCAGCGGGGCGCTCCCGCTAATTGCGGGACACATCACGTTGAACGGGCAAGACATGACCGCGCTTGCTACGAACAAACGGCAGAAGCTGGGCTTGAGCTACGGTCCGCAGGAAAACGTCAGCTTCGCTCCGCTCACGGTGCGCGAAAACCTGACGCTGCATCTCGATGGGTATGATCTGTCGCGCTACGAGCGCCTCTTCCAGGCGTTTCCCAGGATCGAGGAGCGGCTCGAGCAGAAGGCCGGCAGCCTTTCGGGCGGCGAGCGCAAGATCTTGTCCTTCTGCCGGGTCATGGCCGAAGGTGGCAGTCTTGTCGCGCTCGATGAGCCTACCGAAGGCGTCGCGCCGGAAAATATAGCGCTCATGATCGACGCTATCCGTTCAGCCGCAGCCGAAGGTACAGCCATGGCCATCGTCGAACAGAACCTGACGCTGGTCGAAGCGGTAGCCGACAAGGTGATCGTAATCGATCACGGCGAGATCATTTATCGCTGCACGGCCATGCCCAATCTGCGTCAGGAAATCGAGGCGCAGCTGCGCGTGTGA
- a CDS encoding GlxA family transcriptional regulator encodes MRIFILALEGVFDTGLTGPLDIFSSANSLSRALQGSPPGFEVSVVGVRRKVRSSQGLTIPVVDAASGPAPDWVIVPALKTVTPETLLPALARPDVRQAVDRIAEWHAAGSRIAAACVGTYLLAETGLLNGRKATSTWSLAPLFRQRYPGVHLDETQMLVPTDTGVTAGSAMGHLDLALWLVRQASPQLAGLVSRFLLADQRASQAPYIIPNFLAQADPVVLRFERWCREHLSEGFTLQGAASALATSPRSLQRRCQAILGKSPLAYFQDMRVERARALVRERRLSLDAIATEVGYVDAATLRTLLRQRLGRGVRELRAELR; translated from the coding sequence ATGCGCATATTCATCCTTGCCCTTGAGGGTGTGTTCGACACGGGGCTCACCGGTCCGCTGGATATTTTCTCGTCGGCCAACTCGCTTTCCCGAGCCCTGCAAGGGAGCCCACCCGGCTTCGAAGTCTCGGTTGTCGGTGTGAGACGGAAGGTGCGCTCCAGTCAGGGTTTAACGATTCCCGTCGTCGACGCCGCCTCGGGGCCGGCCCCGGACTGGGTGATCGTGCCGGCCTTGAAGACCGTCACACCGGAAACGCTGCTCCCTGCCCTGGCCCGCCCCGACGTGCGCCAGGCGGTTGACAGGATCGCTGAGTGGCACGCCGCCGGGTCCCGCATCGCCGCCGCCTGCGTCGGCACCTATCTTTTGGCGGAGACCGGCTTGCTCAACGGGCGGAAGGCCACGAGCACATGGTCGCTCGCGCCGCTGTTTCGGCAACGCTATCCAGGCGTCCATCTCGACGAAACTCAGATGCTGGTGCCCACGGATACGGGTGTCACGGCCGGTTCGGCGATGGGGCACCTGGACCTGGCGCTCTGGCTGGTGCGCCAGGCGAGCCCCCAGCTCGCTGGTCTCGTCTCGCGCTTTCTGCTCGCCGACCAGCGCGCATCGCAGGCGCCCTATATCATTCCCAATTTCCTGGCACAGGCCGACCCAGTGGTGTTGCGATTCGAGCGCTGGTGCCGCGAGCATCTGAGCGAGGGCTTTACCCTGCAGGGGGCCGCGAGTGCGCTGGCGACGAGCCCACGCTCGCTTCAGCGTCGGTGCCAGGCGATCCTCGGCAAGTCGCCGCTCGCCTATTTCCAGGACATGCGCGTCGAACGCGCGCGCGCGCTAGTTCGCGAGCGCCGCCTCAGCCTCGACGCCATCGCCACCGAGGTCGGTTATGTCGATGCAGCGACCTTGCGCACGCTGCTTCGTCAGCGATTGGGCCGCGGCGTGCGCGAGCTTCGTGCCGAACTGCGGTAG
- a CDS encoding VOC family protein, translating to MTQMVPVKGLHHFAYRCRDAEETRHFYEDILGLPLVHIVRSNNVLSTGECCQFVQLFFRMKDGSHIAFFDLGDQQKVEPSANNSTWFNHLALAVDDLATLEKAKAALEAEGVPILGTTDHNYIKSIYFFDPNGIRLELTTDAGFDGPRVVNQDPERGRCDVHPVPSGDPPSARMRRFRGAEAVEEDFPMKSLRHTAFYREFLRPDDMYHGINIYHDMGDGHIVDLRVWRHGTDSPFAACEVDFLNTQTAVVWNAVSRQGGTDRGGTLTAREREIAQLIARGCTDLDIARMLRISFSTVRTHVNRCFEKLGCANRAELSGLVASTLSYPI from the coding sequence ATGACCCAGATGGTTCCGGTGAAGGGGCTGCACCACTTCGCCTATCGCTGTCGGGACGCGGAGGAAACCCGGCATTTCTACGAGGACATCCTCGGATTGCCGCTGGTTCACATAGTGCGGTCGAACAATGTGCTCTCGACGGGTGAATGTTGCCAGTTCGTGCAACTTTTCTTTCGGATGAAGGACGGTTCGCACATCGCTTTCTTCGACCTCGGCGACCAGCAGAAGGTCGAGCCCTCCGCCAATAACTCGACGTGGTTCAACCACCTGGCGCTCGCTGTCGACGATCTCGCCACGCTGGAAAAGGCGAAGGCAGCTCTGGAGGCGGAGGGAGTCCCGATTCTCGGGACCACCGACCACAACTACATCAAGTCAATCTACTTCTTCGATCCCAACGGCATCCGGCTGGAACTGACCACCGATGCTGGCTTTGACGGGCCTAGGGTCGTCAACCAGGATCCCGAAAGAGGGCGTTGCGACGTCCATCCTGTCCCGTCCGGCGATCCACCGTCCGCGCGGATGCGCCGGTTCCGGGGGGCGGAGGCGGTCGAAGAGGACTTCCCGATGAAGAGCCTCCGACATACGGCGTTTTACAGGGAATTCCTGCGGCCCGATGACATGTACCACGGGATCAATATCTATCACGACATGGGCGACGGCCATATCGTCGACTTGCGGGTCTGGCGGCATGGGACAGACAGTCCCTTCGCGGCTTGCGAGGTTGACTTCCTGAACACGCAGACTGCGGTCGTTTGGAATGCGGTTTCACGCCAAGGAGGCACTGATCGGGGCGGAACACTTACGGCGCGCGAGCGCGAGATCGCACAATTGATAGCCAGAGGCTGCACCGACCTCGATATCGCGCGGATGCTCCGGATCAGCTTTTCGACAGTACGGACGCACGTGAATCGGTGCTTTGAAAAGCTCGGCTGCGCCAATCGCGCAGAACTCAGCGGTCTAGTTGCATCAACCCTGTCGTATCCGATCTGA
- the iaaH gene encoding indoleacetamide hydrolase, which yields MPNAWELSVAEAAQAIRAGDLTAELLAEALIARTKANAELNAFVDFEPDSILESARHADLARRQGKRLGRLHGVPICLKDNIDAVGYATTACTPALAGNNPRTNAPIVAALLKEGAIIFGKNTMHELAFGITSNNAAFGAVRNPYDPRMIPGGSSGGTAAAVAARLAPAGIGTDTGGSVRLPAALCGVAGLRPTVKRWPRQGIVPIASTRDTAGPIARSIDDLLIIDSVVTGDVEERSEIDLGEVRLGVPKKLYWEQLESHVEAACSDALKQLSALGITLVEVDLPDIEALNQAVSQIVARYEPRVDIPAYLSDARSEVTLNDIVRKIASPDVRHMVQGLLDEQTRVSATAYAAAIDTYRPRLVQVFADYFSRNGVDATIFPTSALCARPIGDDATVELNGHRLPTFPSYIRNTDPGSNAGVPGVSLPIGLSPTGLPIGLAMDGPAGSDRRLLEIAAKISEHFPRIRAPNVRSG from the coding sequence ATGCCGAATGCATGGGAACTTAGCGTCGCCGAGGCGGCTCAGGCTATTCGAGCAGGAGACTTGACGGCGGAATTGCTGGCTGAGGCTCTGATCGCGAGGACAAAAGCCAACGCCGAACTAAACGCTTTCGTCGATTTCGAGCCGGATTCCATTCTGGAGTCCGCCAGGCATGCCGACCTCGCGCGAAGACAAGGGAAACGTCTGGGGCGACTGCACGGTGTTCCGATCTGCCTGAAGGACAATATCGATGCGGTTGGCTACGCCACTACCGCGTGCACGCCGGCACTGGCCGGAAACAATCCGAGGACGAATGCCCCGATCGTTGCTGCTTTGCTGAAAGAAGGCGCGATCATCTTCGGAAAGAACACGATGCACGAACTTGCGTTCGGTATCACCTCCAACAACGCCGCTTTCGGGGCGGTTCGCAATCCATACGATCCACGGATGATACCCGGAGGCTCGAGCGGAGGCACTGCGGCCGCGGTGGCCGCTCGATTGGCTCCAGCGGGCATCGGCACCGATACGGGAGGATCAGTCAGATTGCCCGCGGCGCTCTGCGGAGTGGCGGGCCTGCGGCCAACGGTAAAGCGGTGGCCACGACAAGGCATCGTTCCGATTGCATCGACGAGAGACACGGCCGGCCCGATCGCGCGGTCTATCGATGATCTACTCATAATCGACAGCGTCGTAACAGGCGACGTCGAGGAGAGATCCGAAATCGACTTGGGCGAGGTCAGGCTCGGCGTTCCTAAAAAACTCTATTGGGAGCAGCTCGAGAGCCACGTGGAAGCTGCCTGCTCCGATGCTCTGAAGCAATTGAGCGCGCTCGGCATCACCCTTGTCGAGGTTGATCTTCCGGACATCGAAGCCCTGAACCAGGCCGTCAGCCAGATTGTTGCGCGGTACGAACCAAGAGTGGACATTCCCGCCTATCTGAGCGACGCGCGCTCAGAAGTCACGTTGAATGACATAGTTCGAAAGATTGCCAGTCCCGATGTGCGCCATATGGTGCAGGGCCTGCTTGATGAGCAGACCCGGGTTTCGGCGACTGCCTATGCTGCTGCGATCGACACATACCGACCCAGATTGGTCCAGGTCTTCGCAGATTATTTTTCTCGGAATGGGGTCGACGCGACGATCTTTCCGACAAGTGCCTTGTGCGCCCGTCCTATTGGTGATGATGCAACGGTCGAGTTGAACGGTCACCGCCTGCCCACGTTCCCGTCCTACATCCGCAACACGGATCCGGGGAGCAATGCAGGTGTGCCCGGCGTTTCGCTACCCATAGGCCTTAGCCCAACCGGCTTGCCAATCGGTCTTGCGATGGATGGTCCAGCCGGCAGCGATCGGCGTCTCCTGGAAATCGCTGCAAAGATCTCAGAGCACTTCCCGCGCATTCGAGCTCCAAACGTCAGGTCGGGTTAA
- a CDS encoding alpha/beta fold hydrolase yields MKDYEAFHAGDITLQNGSTLDNATIAYATYGKLNKARDNVIVYPTFFGGSHVENEWLIGEGLALDPSRYFIVVPNLVGNGFSTSPSNSVTSPGPSFPLVTIYDNVKLQHRLLTEQFGVRRVALAVGWSVGAQQAFHWGALYPDYVERIAPFCGSARTSRHNFVFLEGVKAALKADQSFEGGAYRKPPIEGLKAFARVYAGWGFSQAFYRAECDIKDLGFPSLEAFILGVWEARFTKADANNLLSMIATWQAADISANTTYGGDFSRALGSIKARALVMPCKTDLYFPPEDSEIEVSQMPNAELKVIPSIWGHSAGALGRNKTDAAFIDQAIKDLLSA; encoded by the coding sequence ATGAAGGACTACGAGGCATTCCATGCAGGAGATATAACCCTGCAAAACGGGTCCACTCTTGATAACGCGACCATCGCTTATGCGACATATGGGAAACTGAACAAGGCCCGCGACAACGTTATCGTGTATCCCACGTTCTTTGGCGGCAGCCACGTCGAGAATGAATGGTTGATCGGCGAGGGTCTTGCCTTGGACCCGAGCCGGTATTTCATCGTCGTACCAAATCTCGTCGGAAATGGCTTTTCCACCTCTCCCAGCAACAGCGTCACTTCCCCGGGACCCAGCTTTCCGCTCGTAACCATCTACGACAACGTCAAGCTTCAGCACCGCCTGCTGACAGAGCAGTTCGGGGTGCGTCGAGTTGCTCTCGCAGTGGGGTGGTCAGTGGGAGCTCAGCAGGCGTTTCATTGGGGCGCTCTGTACCCCGACTATGTTGAACGGATCGCGCCCTTCTGTGGATCTGCCCGTACATCGCGCCACAATTTCGTATTTCTGGAAGGCGTAAAGGCCGCCTTGAAGGCCGATCAATCGTTTGAAGGCGGAGCTTATCGCAAGCCGCCCATCGAAGGCCTCAAAGCTTTTGCCCGTGTCTACGCGGGTTGGGGCTTTTCGCAGGCTTTCTATCGCGCCGAGTGCGATATCAAGGACCTTGGATTTCCATCCCTTGAGGCCTTCATTTTGGGCGTATGGGAGGCGCGCTTCACGAAGGCCGATGCGAATAACCTGCTGTCCATGATCGCAACCTGGCAGGCCGCCGACATAAGCGCGAACACCACATACGGCGGAGATTTTTCCAGGGCGCTCGGGTCCATCAAAGCGCGTGCACTCGTGATGCCCTGCAAGACGGATCTCTACTTCCCGCCCGAGGACAGCGAAATCGAAGTCAGCCAGATGCCGAACGCAGAGCTGAAGGTGATTCCATCGATTTGGGGACATTCGGCCGGCGCTCTCGGGCGCAACAAGACGGACGCCGCATTTATTGATCAGGCGATCAAAGACCTTCTGTCGGCATAG
- a CDS encoding transporter, giving the protein MNNVYKLICTASIISAAISTRPAAAFEFGTPGAIQKPGVAIGGTSAGTPPPGIYMFDQFATYQAKIVGPGAPPGGTAVQYGAAATGFLFVPGWTFLGATYDAVLVTPFVMDSIGSPINVQQLGMSNTYIVPIELSWKLQDSGFFVKAGLGVHVPTGNISGPAGLAGQGSPWYTFQPEFIVSYLKDGWNLTANTFAEINTKNTITGYHSGDILHAEFRATKSIDNWTFGPVAYYFGQVTGDKSSAFYGNAINTNKYDEWAVGGLIGYNFGHVALDVWAMKEFKPNPTGGTAIPGRDSAVALEGYSVFAQLSYRLWAPDAPASSPKLSGLIHK; this is encoded by the coding sequence GTGAACAACGTATACAAGCTGATTTGCACTGCGAGCATCATCTCAGCGGCTATTTCAACAAGGCCGGCTGCCGCCTTTGAATTTGGAACGCCAGGCGCGATTCAGAAGCCTGGGGTTGCGATCGGTGGTACGTCCGCTGGCACGCCGCCTCCGGGAATCTACATGTTTGATCAATTCGCGACCTACCAAGCAAAGATCGTGGGGCCCGGGGCGCCTCCCGGAGGTACGGCAGTTCAATATGGTGCGGCGGCAACAGGCTTCTTGTTTGTTCCTGGCTGGACTTTCTTGGGCGCTACCTACGACGCCGTTTTGGTCACGCCATTTGTGATGGACAGCATCGGCTCCCCGATCAACGTTCAGCAACTCGGCATGAGCAACACCTACATCGTGCCGATCGAACTGAGCTGGAAGTTGCAGGACTCCGGGTTCTTCGTGAAGGCGGGTTTGGGAGTCCATGTGCCCACCGGAAATATTTCAGGCCCGGCAGGTTTAGCGGGCCAGGGCAGTCCCTGGTACACGTTCCAGCCCGAGTTCATTGTTTCGTATCTCAAAGACGGCTGGAATTTGACAGCTAATACCTTTGCGGAAATCAATACGAAAAACACAATCACCGGCTATCACAGCGGTGATATCCTCCATGCGGAGTTTCGCGCTACAAAAAGCATCGACAATTGGACTTTCGGACCGGTCGCATACTACTTCGGTCAAGTAACAGGCGACAAATCCAGCGCCTTTTATGGCAATGCGATAAATACAAACAAGTACGACGAATGGGCTGTCGGCGGATTGATCGGGTACAATTTTGGGCACGTCGCTCTGGACGTGTGGGCGATGAAAGAGTTCAAGCCCAATCCAACAGGAGGCACGGCAATTCCCGGGCGAGACAGCGCAGTCGCACTTGAAGGCTACTCGGTTTTCGCCCAGTTGAGTTACCGTCTTTGGGCTCCTGACGCTCCCGCGAGTTCGCCCAAGTTGAGCGGTTTGATCCACAAATAA
- a CDS encoding branched-chain amino acid ABC transporter permease yields the protein MDAFLFFLLNMGYGVLTLALVALGLAVIFGLLGVLNMAHGEFIAIGAYSVYAAQSAGLPLFVSLPAAALITGAVGWLIEATVVRHLYKRPFDTLLATWGLSILLREGIKLLFGVDYKSVVEPVSGSSGVLGIDYPTYRIAVMAALLVCFFLLFLWYRRSHASARVRAMIANPELAAIVGINTKRLASLAFVIGAASAGIAGAMLAPLVQIEPYMGINYLLQSFFVLVVGGLGSFQGLFIGSGVIGSVASTASAAFGGTGGYVTLLLVSILFLWLKPEGLYAGR from the coding sequence ATGGATGCTTTCCTCTTCTTCCTTCTTAACATGGGCTATGGCGTACTGACTCTGGCGCTTGTTGCCCTTGGGCTGGCCGTGATCTTCGGCCTGCTTGGCGTGCTGAACATGGCCCATGGCGAGTTCATCGCCATAGGAGCCTATAGCGTCTATGCCGCTCAGTCGGCGGGGCTGCCGCTTTTCGTGTCTCTGCCTGCGGCGGCCCTGATCACCGGGGCCGTCGGTTGGCTCATCGAGGCGACGGTTGTCCGCCATCTCTATAAGCGCCCCTTCGACACCTTGCTGGCGACATGGGGGCTCTCGATCCTGCTGCGCGAAGGAATCAAGCTGCTTTTCGGCGTCGATTACAAATCCGTGGTCGAGCCCGTCTCCGGCAGTTCCGGCGTTCTTGGCATCGACTATCCGACCTATCGCATCGCTGTGATGGCGGCGCTTCTGGTCTGTTTCTTTCTGCTGTTTCTGTGGTACCGCCGGAGCCACGCGAGTGCACGGGTGCGTGCGATGATCGCCAATCCGGAACTGGCCGCCATCGTCGGAATAAATACGAAGCGCCTTGCCAGTCTCGCCTTCGTCATCGGTGCGGCGTCCGCAGGTATCGCCGGCGCGATGCTTGCGCCGCTTGTGCAGATTGAGCCCTATATGGGCATCAACTACCTTCTCCAGAGCTTCTTCGTTCTGGTCGTTGGGGGACTGGGCAGTTTTCAAGGCCTGTTTATCGGCTCAGGCGTCATCGGCAGCGTCGCGAGCACCGCATCCGCTGCGTTCGGGGGCACAGGCGGCTACGTGACGTTGTTGCTGGTCTCGATCCTCTTCTTGTGGCTGAAGCCGGAGGGTCTTTATGCGGGTCGCTGA